The following proteins are encoded in a genomic region of Nocardioides renjunii:
- the rpsJ gene encoding 30S ribosomal protein S10, with protein sequence MAGQKIRIRLKAYDHEVIDTSARKIVDTVTRTGAKVAGPVPLPTEKNVYCVIRSPHKYKDSREHFEMRTHKRLIDIIDPTPKTVDSLMRLDLPAGVDIEIKL encoded by the coding sequence ATGGCGGGACAGAAGATCCGCATCAGGCTCAAGGCCTATGACCACGAGGTGATCGACACCTCGGCGCGGAAGATCGTGGACACCGTCACCCGTACGGGTGCCAAGGTCGCCGGCCCTGTGCCGCTGCCGACCGAGAAGAACGTGTACTGCGTGATCCGCTCGCCCCACAAGTACAAGGACTCCCGCGAGCACTTCGAGATGCGCACCCACAAGCGCCTGATCGACATCATCGACCCGACGCCGAAGACCGTCGACTCGCTGATGCGTCTCGACCTGCCTGCCGGTGTCGACATCGAGATCAAGCTCTGA
- the rplW gene encoding 50S ribosomal protein L23: MSTLHKDHRDVLIAPVVSEKSYGLLDANKYTFIVRPDANKTEIKIAVEKVFDVKVTSVNTINRQGKTRRTRYGMGKRPNTKRAIVSLAEGHRIDIFGGPVS; this comes from the coding sequence GTGAGCACCCTGCACAAGGACCACCGCGACGTCCTGATCGCACCGGTCGTGTCCGAGAAGAGCTACGGCCTGCTCGACGCCAACAAGTACACCTTCATCGTCCGCCCGGACGCCAACAAGACCGAGATCAAGATCGCGGTGGAGAAGGTCTTCGACGTCAAGGTCACCTCCGTCAACACGATCAACCGCCAGGGCAAGACGCGTCGTACCCGCTACGGGATGGGCAAGCGTCCCAACACCAAGCGGGCGATCGTCAGCCTCGCCGAGGGTCACCGCATCGACATCTTCGGAGGTCCGGTCTCCTGA
- the rplD gene encoding 50S ribosomal protein L4, sunset domain variant has product MAVQTVQVDLPAEIFDVEVNIPLIHQVVVAQQAAARQGTHATKTRGEVRGGGRKPYKQKGTGRARQGSTRAPQFAGGGTVHGPQPRSYDQRTPKKMKAAALRGALSDRARNGRVHVVDGLVQGEKPSTKAALASLVSLTDRVGYLVVLERSDAITWLSLRNAPEVHIVAVDQLNTYDVLNSDDVVFTKGAYDVFVGGASAATATTAEVTEETAAAEQATDEPAVPAGAKAPLKSGKNPKGYDVLGQESGVYLLEGDAGYDTGAGDFWFKSAEDAEAAGLTRSDEKETDQ; this is encoded by the coding sequence ATGGCTGTCCAGACCGTCCAGGTCGACCTCCCCGCCGAGATCTTCGACGTCGAGGTCAACATCCCCCTGATCCACCAGGTCGTCGTGGCCCAGCAGGCCGCCGCGCGCCAGGGCACGCACGCCACCAAGACCCGCGGCGAGGTCCGCGGCGGTGGCCGCAAGCCCTACAAGCAGAAGGGCACCGGCCGTGCCCGTCAGGGCTCGACCCGCGCTCCGCAGTTCGCCGGCGGTGGCACCGTCCACGGCCCGCAGCCGCGCAGCTACGACCAGCGCACCCCCAAGAAGATGAAGGCCGCCGCCCTGCGCGGTGCCCTCTCCGACCGGGCCCGCAACGGCCGTGTGCACGTGGTCGACGGTCTCGTGCAGGGCGAGAAGCCCTCCACCAAGGCCGCGCTCGCCTCGCTGGTCTCGCTGACCGACCGCGTGGGCTACCTCGTGGTGCTCGAGCGCTCGGACGCGATCACCTGGCTCTCGCTGCGCAACGCGCCCGAGGTCCACATCGTCGCGGTCGACCAGCTCAACACCTACGACGTGCTCAACTCCGACGACGTGGTGTTCACCAAGGGCGCCTACGACGTCTTCGTGGGTGGCGCCTCCGCCGCCACGGCCACCACGGCCGAGGTCACCGAGGAGACCGCCGCTGCCGAGCAGGCCACCGACGAGCCGGCCGTGCCGGCCGGCGCCAAGGCCCCGCTCAAGAGCGGCAAGAACCCCAAGGGCTACGACGTGCTCGGCCAGGAGTCGGGCGTCTACCTCCTCGAGGGCGACGCCGGCTACGACACCGGGGCCGGTGACTTCTGGTTCAAGTCCGCCGAGGACGCCGAGGCCGCCGGGCTGACCCGCTCCGACGAGAAGGAGACCGACCAGTGA
- the rplC gene encoding 50S ribosomal protein L3, with translation MAKTFERNVKGLLGTKLGMTQLWDENNRVVPVTVIAASTNVVTQVRQPEVDGYNAIQVGYGEIEARKVNSPEAGHFTKAGVTPRRHVAEIRTADASAYTVGQEIGVDTFAAGEEIDVTATSKGKGFAGVMKRHGFHGVSASHGAHRNHRKPGSIGACATPGRVFKGTRMAGRMGNDTVTTQNLTVHAVDADKGLILLKGAVPGPKGGLVVLRSAAKSSAVTGKEA, from the coding sequence ATGGCAAAGACTTTCGAACGCAACGTCAAGGGACTGCTGGGCACCAAGCTCGGCATGACCCAGCTCTGGGACGAGAACAACCGCGTCGTCCCCGTGACCGTCATCGCGGCGAGCACCAACGTGGTGACCCAGGTCCGCCAGCCCGAGGTGGACGGCTACAACGCCATCCAGGTCGGCTACGGCGAGATCGAGGCCCGCAAGGTCAACTCGCCCGAGGCCGGTCACTTCACCAAGGCCGGTGTCACCCCGCGTCGTCACGTGGCGGAGATCCGCACCGCTGACGCCTCCGCCTACACCGTGGGCCAGGAGATCGGCGTCGACACCTTCGCCGCCGGCGAGGAGATCGACGTCACCGCCACCAGCAAGGGCAAGGGCTTCGCCGGTGTCATGAAGCGTCACGGCTTCCACGGCGTCTCCGCCTCGCACGGTGCCCACCGCAACCACCGCAAGCCCGGCTCGATCGGCGCCTGCGCCACCCCGGGTCGCGTGTTTAAGGGAACCCGCATGGCGGGCCGCATGGGCAACGACACGGTCACCACCCAGAACCTGACGGTGCACGCCGTCGACGCCGACAAGGGCCTCATCCTGCTCAAGGGCGCCGTTCCCGGCCCCAAGGGTGGCCTCGTGGTCCTCCGCTCGGCCGCCAAGAGCTCCGCTGTCACTGGCAAGGAGGCCTGA